The following is a genomic window from Pseudomonas purpurea.
CGTACCGCTGCCGACGCTGCTGCGCGCTTTGCCGGCGAAGTGCCGGGCAACGTCTACTCGCGTTACACCAACCCGACCGTGCGTGCTTTCGAAGAGCGTATTGCGGCGCTGGAAGGCGCTGAGCAGGCGGTTGCAACCGCGACGGGCATGGCAGCCATTCTGGCGGTGGTCATGAGCCTGTGCAGCGCTGGCGACCATGTGCTGGTATCGCGCAGTGTGTTCGGCTCGACCATCAGCCTGTTCGAGAAGTACTTCAAGCGCTTTGGCGTTGAAGTCGACTACGTGCCGCTGGCTGACCTCTCTGGCTGGGACGCTGCGATCAAGGCCAACACCAAATTGTTGTTCGTTGAGTCGCCGTCCAATCCTCTGGCCGAGCTGGTGGATATCGCAGCGTTGTCGCAGGTGGCGCACGCCAAGGGTGCGATGCTGGTGGTCGACAACTGCTTCTGCACGCCGGCCTTGCAGCAGCCGTTGAAGCTGGGCGCGGACATCGTGGTGCATTCGGCGACCAAGTTCATTGATGGTCAGGGTCGTTGCCTGGGCGGTGTGGTGGCGGGTCGCAGTGAGCAGATGAAAGAAGTTGTTGGCTTCTTGCGCACCGCCGGGCCGACCCTGAGTCCGTTCAATGCCTGGATCTTCCTCAAGGGTCTGGAAACCTTGAATCTGCGCATGAAGGCGCACTGCGCCAATGCTCAGCAGTTGGCTGAGTGGCTGGAGCAGCAGGATGGCATCGAGGCAGTGCATTACGCCGGTCTCAAGAGTCATCCGCAGCACGAACTGGCCCAGCGTCAGCAAAAAGGTTTCGGTGCGGTGGTGAGTTTCGAGGTCAGGGGCGGCAAAGCAGGCGCCTGGCGCTTTATCGATGCGACCCGCCTGATTTCCATCACTGCCAACCTGGGCGACAGCAAAACCACCATCACTCACCCAAGCACCACTTCCCACGGTCGCCTGGCGCCGCAAGAGCGTGAAGCGGCTGGGATTCGTGACAGCTTGATTCGCATTGCGGTCGGCCCTCGAAGACGTGGCAGACCTGCAAGCCGATCTGGCGCGCGGGTTGGCGGCGTTGTGATCGAGCTGTCCACGCCGACATCCGGCGCCAATGGCCGCGTTGCATTGGTCACGGGTGCCGCTCGCGGCATTGGTTTGGGTATTGCGGCCTGGCTGATCACGGAAGGTTGGCAGGTTGTGTTGACCGACCTTGATCGCTTGCGTGGCTCGAAAGTGGCGAAGGCGCTTGGCGAGAACGCCTGGTTCATCACCATGGATGTTGCGGACGAACAGCAGGTTACCCTCGGGATTGCCGAGGTGCTCGGGCAGTTCGGGCGTCTTGATGCGCTGGTGTGTAACGCGGCGGTCGCTGATCCGCACAACATCACACTGGAAAGTCTCGACCTGGCTTACTGGAATCGCGTGCTGGCGGTGAACCTCAGTGGTCCTATGTTGCTGGCCAAGCACTGCGCACCTTATTTGCGCGCTCATGGCGGTGCCATCGTCAATTTGGCTTCGACTCGTGCCGGTCAGTCGGAGCCCGATACCGAGGCCTATGCGGCGAGCAAGGGCGGGTTGTTAGCCCTGACCCACGCCTTGGCGATCAGTCTGGGGCCGGAGATCAGGGTCAATGCCGTCAGCCCGGGCTGGATCGATGCGCGTGATCCTTCGGCGCGGCGTGCCGAACCCTTGAGCGAGGCCGATCATGCTCAGCACCCGGCGGGCAGGGTAGGGGCGGTCGAGGATGTGGCGGCGATGGTGGCTTGGCTGCTGTCCAGGAATGCCGGGTTTGTCACCGGGCAGGAATTTGTGGTTGATGGTGGCATGACCAAGAAAATGGTCTACGCGCAGTGAAAGGTCGCTTCACGCTGCAAGCTGCAAACGGTCAGTAAAAGCAGGTGGGTGTCTTGCTTGCCTGCGCGAAGTGCTTTTGCTTCTCGCTGGAAGCTTGTCGCCAAAAGCTGTTTTTGAAAAAAACTCTAACGCTGCTATTGACTTAGCTTCGGTATCTGCGTAAATTTCGCGGCCTCGGAGAAGCAAACGGGTGATTAGCTCAGCTGGGAGAGCGTCTGCCTTACAAGCAGAATGTCGGCGGTTCGATCCCGTCATCACCCACCACTTCTTGAGAGTCTTGCGAAAGCAAGATGGAAGCTGTCAAAAGCCTCCACCGACGCGCAGCGGTAGTTCAGTCGGTTAGAATACCGGCCTGTCACGCCGGGGGTCGCGGGTTCGAGTCCCGTCCGCTGCGCCATATTTTCCGAGTCAGGTATTCCTGGTTCGAGATTGAAAAGCCTCGAAGCTTTGCAATCAGACGAGTTAATTGGGCGAAAGTCCAAAGCGATACGCAGCGGTAGTTCAGTCGGTTAGAATACCGGCCTGTCACGCCGGGGGTCGCGGGTTCGAGTCCCGTCCGCTGCGCCATATCTGCACCAAGGCCCACTGAACGCCTTGATGCTACGAAGAGAGCCGATGGCTACTTCGAGTCGATAGCAAAGACCCTGGTCGAAAGACCGGGGTTTTTTGTTTTCGGGATTTAGCTTCCAGCCTGTCAAGGCGCCGCTTAAGTCCCGAATCGAAAAAACCGCCTGTTGGCGGTTTTTTTGTTTCTGCGCTAAAGCTGAATCAGAAATCGTACTTGTCGCGCAGGCCGTAATACCAGGCGCCCAGCGCGGCGAATGGCGTGCGCAGCAACTGGCCGCCAGGGAAGGGGTAGTGCGCAAGGTCGGCAAAGGCGTCAAAGCGCTCTGCCTGGCCGCGTAGCGCTTCGGCCAGTACTTTGCCCGCCAGGTGGGTGTACGTCACGCCATGGCCGCTACAGCCCTGTGAGTAGTAGATGTTATCGCCCAGGCGTCCTACCTGCGGTAGCCGGGACAAGGTCAGCAGAAAGTTGCCGGTCCAGGCGTAATCAATCTTCACTTTTTCAAGTTGTGGAAAGGCCTTGAGCATCTTCGGTCGAATGATCGCTTCGATGTTGGCCGGATCCCGTGCCCCATACACCACGCCGCCACCGAAGATCAGGCGTTTGTCGCCGGACAGTCGGTAATAGTCGAGCAGGTAGTTGCAGTCTTCGACGCAGTAGTCTTGAGGTAGCAGGGTTCTTGCCAGCTCATCGCCCAGCGGTTCGGTCGTAATGACCTGTGTGCCGCAGGGCATCGACTTGGCGGCGAGTTCAGGCACCAGATTGCCCAGGTAGGCGTTGCCGGCGACGATGATGAACTTGGCCCTGACTCTGCCTTTTGGGGTGTGTACTACCGGATTGGCACCGCGCTCAATGCGCACGGCGGGCGACTGCTCGTAAAGGGTGCCCCCCAGTGATTCGACAGCTGCCGCTTCACCCAGTGCAAGGTTCAGGGGGTGGATGTGGCCGCCGCTCATGTCGAGCATGCCGCCCACGTACTGCTCGCAGGCCACGACGTCGCGTATACGGCGCTGATCCAGCAGTTCCAGTTGCGTGTGGCCGAAACGCTCCCACAGGCGCTTCTGTGATTCGAGGTGGTTCATCTGTTTCTGGGTGATGGCGGCGAATACGCCGCCGTCCTTCAGGTCGCACTGGATCTGATACCTGGCAACCCGGTCGCGAATAATCTTGGCGCCTTCGAATGCCATCTGCCCAAGCAGTTGCGCCTGCTTGGGGCCTACGCTGCGTTCGATGACGTCGATGTCACGGCTGTAACTGTTGACGATCTGGCCGCCGTTGCGGCCCGACGCCCCGAACCCCACCCCGGCAGCTTCCAGCACGGTCACCCGAAAACCGCTCTCCAGCAGGAACAGTGCGCTGGAGAGGCCGGTATAGCCGGCACCGATTACGCAGACGTCAGTTTCTACATCATCCTGCAGCAACGGCCGTGGCGGGGTCGCATTGGCGGATGCCGCGTAATAGGACTCTGGGTAGGGCGTGTTCGCCATTCTGCAACCTCTGTTTTATATTTTTTACGAGTGTGTTGATCCTACCTGAGTTAAAAAACAGCTACCAGCCACCGGAAACGCTTCTTCAGGGGCCCGAAATTAAATATTTTGCATATTCATAGGGTTAGGTGAAAAAAAGGTGTTGACACCCTTCCGGAATTCCGTAGAATGCCGCCTCACAGCAGGCACGTAGCTCAGTTGGTTAGAGCACCACCTTGACATGGTGGGGGTCGTTGGTTCGAGTCCAATCGCGCCTACCAAACAAAATCCGCTCTGCTGGGCGGTCTAGAAGGGCTCACCGAAAGGTGGGCCCTTTTTTGTTGTCTGGCGTTTGGGCAAACTTTGGGAATACTTTGGGCAAACGACCACCGCGCTACACTTTCAGGTCGGCTTTCACCTTCATGTAAACCACCGCGTCATCACCGTGCCCAGCCTGATAGTGCTCGGTCATCTTCACATCTGCGTGACCCATCAAACCCTGAATGTACTCCTGTGCAAAACCCTGCTGCTCGTACAGCCATGCGCCGAGCGCTCGAATCTCGTGAAAGGTGGGGCGCTCGCCAGCCGATACGTTTTCGTAAGCCTTCGAGTCGTCCCGCGCCTGGGTGAATGACTTGGTCATTGCTATTTGATGAATGCCTGCATATCGCTGTTCAGCTTTTTGATCGCGGCTTTGAAGTCGTTGGCGGTAACCTGCTGGCTCGCATTTCTCAATTGTTCACCGAAGACCTTGCGCACTACTTTGGCCACGGTCTGGCCGTTACTCGCGTCGATCATCTCAGCCTCGATGTACAACTCGGTCTCTTGATCGCGGTGGCCGGTGGCCGCCTGAGTCGCGCCTATCGCGGCCGCAACCGGAACCACTTCATACCATTTCATGCCTTCGTTGGACGCGCTGACCCCAGTAATCGCAGCGCGTACGACCAGGGTTCGCGAACCGGCGGGGGCCGACTGGAGGTTCGGCACCATGCGGTACTTTTGGCCCAGTACACTCTTGGCATTATTCGTCATGTAGGTTTGCAACTGGTCCAGGGTCTGACGGTTGACCCGTTCATTGGGTTGCGGCGTCGGGTACAGTTCCAGTCGCTTGAAGGCTACCGTGTCATAAGCGTTCGGGTTCCAGGATGGGGTCACCCAGCGCATGGTCTTCTCGCCGCTGGGTGTGGTGAATTCTTGCAGGTTGTTGTAGTTGGGAAGAAACCCTGAGTACTGTTCCTTCTCCGTGACTCTTGAGGTGCAACCGCCGAGCAGCAGGCTGGTCAAGGCAACGCCGACAAATAATTTCCTGGTCAGGCTCATATTCTTACTCCATGGGTAATATCATTTTATTCGGTGGCCGGGCGTCAGAAGCGCCAGGTCATATTGCCGGTCACGGCTTGAATCCAGGCGCTGTCGAACTGCCTGGATGTGGCTGTTT
Proteins encoded in this region:
- a CDS encoding SDR family oxidoreductase; translated protein: MIELSTPTSGANGRVALVTGAARGIGLGIAAWLITEGWQVVLTDLDRLRGSKVAKALGENAWFITMDVADEQQVTLGIAEVLGQFGRLDALVCNAAVADPHNITLESLDLAYWNRVLAVNLSGPMLLAKHCAPYLRAHGGAIVNLASTRAGQSEPDTEAYAASKGGLLALTHALAISLGPEIRVNAVSPGWIDARDPSARRAEPLSEADHAQHPAGRVGAVEDVAAMVAWLLSRNAGFVTGQEFVVDGGMTKKMVYAQ
- a CDS encoding FAD-binding oxidoreductase, translating into MANTPYPESYYAASANATPPRPLLQDDVETDVCVIGAGYTGLSSALFLLESGFRVTVLEAAGVGFGASGRNGGQIVNSYSRDIDVIERSVGPKQAQLLGQMAFEGAKIIRDRVARYQIQCDLKDGGVFAAITQKQMNHLESQKRLWERFGHTQLELLDQRRIRDVVACEQYVGGMLDMSGGHIHPLNLALGEAAAVESLGGTLYEQSPAVRIERGANPVVHTPKGRVRAKFIIVAGNAYLGNLVPELAAKSMPCGTQVITTEPLGDELARTLLPQDYCVEDCNYLLDYYRLSGDKRLIFGGGVVYGARDPANIEAIIRPKMLKAFPQLEKVKIDYAWTGNFLLTLSRLPQVGRLGDNIYYSQGCSGHGVTYTHLAGKVLAEALRGQAERFDAFADLAHYPFPGGQLLRTPFAALGAWYYGLRDKYDF
- a CDS encoding tyrosine-type recombinase/integrase; protein product: MTKSFTQARDDSKAYENVSAGERPTFHEIRALGAWLYEQQGFAQEYIQGLMGHADVKMTEHYQAGHGDDAVVYMKVKADLKV
- a CDS encoding DUF3313 domain-containing protein; translated protein: MSLTRKLFVGVALTSLLLGGCTSRVTEKEQYSGFLPNYNNLQEFTTPSGEKTMRWVTPSWNPNAYDTVAFKRLELYPTPQPNERVNRQTLDQLQTYMTNNAKSVLGQKYRMVPNLQSAPAGSRTLVVRAAITGVSASNEGMKWYEVVPVAAAIGATQAATGHRDQETELYIEAEMIDASNGQTVAKVVRKVFGEQLRNASQQVTANDFKAAIKKLNSDMQAFIK